In Fibrobacterota bacterium, the DNA window GCCCGTTGCTGGCTAATCTTCCATCGGTTAGCCCCGCTTCCACCTCCCACGTTCGCGATGGCTTCATGGGGGTTCAAACGGTCCGATTTGTCGATACAAGTGATTTGAAAACGGTCAGCCATGAGGCGACCTCCAGTGTTGAGCGAAATGCTCTCCCGGGCACTTGAAGGATTTATCGGATTCCAGTATACTGGTTGCGTCGTGCAAACCCCTGGGCCGGTTCCTTCAACCGGAAGCGGTCCCGGACAGTTTGGCCCCATAGTTAGCGCTATGGGGCTTTTTTATTACTGTCCGATTCCCGTTCAAAGAATACCAATTTCGGATGGGGCCTACAACTAGATCGTCCGAGATCGCGCGACACTTTGCACACTAGATTCTATCTCGCATAGTGCCAAAGCCTTAGAGATGGCTTATGCTCTTTGTGATATGCGTCTGTCCAATTGTTAAATATTCTTTCAGCGCCAACCTATATCCCACACTTATATCTATTAGCGACAACGTTTTAGCTGCACCCCAGGCAGAAGGGGACGCGGATAAAACACAGGGGATAAAGTTTTCCCACCATGATCATCGAACCGAAAATCCGGGGCTTCCTGTGCATGATGCCATGCGGGACCAAATCCGGTACATGAAATACCTGGACCCATTCCGAAAGGGCCCAAGAAGGCCCCCATCATCGGGTCTTCCGCCGGATAGGGCATGGCTTCCCATGGTACAGACTCACGGCTGGTACCAGACCTAGAATTGCATTTGCTAAAGGGCGGATTGCACAATATGCGGGCATTAGAACGGCACTTTTTCGGTACTTATTATCTTTGCCCCTAGGTCCATAGTGGGCCAGCATGGGCCTAGGTGCTACGCTTTGGTTTTGTCTATGGAGGGGTGCCGACAGGGGAGACTAGGACCAGGGAGGGCAAATCGTCAGGGATAACAGCCTATCTAGGTCGGCTTTTGTCCGCCACTTAGATGGAAGGAAGGCCCGAGGACGTTTCCAAATCCACTTGGGCAGTCTATATTATCCGAGCCGCCGAAGATCCGGGGCACGTGCGGATTTAGCTCAGTTGGTAGAGCTTTTGCTTCCCAAGCAAAGGGTCGCGGGTTCGAGTCCCGCAATCCGCTCCATAAGCCCCTTCGGCTTGCCTGATTCCACTAGGAATTGGTCAATGCCGGAGGGGCTTTTTCGTTTCTACTTCCTTTCCACCCGGCCGTCCAAATCGACCACTCCCCGCCCGGGAAAAACGGCTGTCTAAGGGCGGGTCAGATGGAAGAGCATTTCCCTGCCCATGGCGCCGGAGTCGAAGGCGAAAGCGTCGATGCCGAGGCGATAGCTCGCGGCGGAATTGTCGAACGAAATCAAGTAAGGCATCGGCCTATCGACTCGACGGAACATTTTCTTCCGCCGCCCCGCCGGTATGGATGCGGAAGTAGCTGATCACGCCTCCGGCCAGAACCGCCTGCATCTGTCGCTCGCTTAGGCTAATCGCCATGGGATATTCGAGGCCGCGAGTTTCATTTAGGATCCGGATCGGACCGCCGGCCATCAGCTGGCTCCGAAGATCTTTCGCGGAAAGCAAATCGCCGGAACGTATGGTTTGGTAGTCGTCCGGGTTCCGGAACTCCAAGGGAAGGATCCCGAAATTGACCAGGTTCTGTCGGCCGATGCGGGCGAAGCCCTTGGCGAGCACCGCGATCTGTCCCAGGTACCTGGGCGCGAGCGCGGCGTGCTCGCGGCTCGACCCTTGGGCATAGTTCCGGCCCGCCACCACGACGTGCCCTCCGAATGCGCGCCCGGCTTCGATAGCCCGGTCGGGGAAGCCGGGGTCGATGACGCCGTAGGTGAAGCGAGCGATTTCGGGGATATTGCTGCGGTAGGGCAAGGCTTCCGCGCCCGCGCGCAGGATTTCATCGGTGGAGATATCGTCGCCCAACTTGAGGAGGACGGGGACGCGGAACGCATCGGGCAAGGGACCCAGATCGGGCAAGGCTTTGATATTGGGTCCTTTGATCAGAGTCGCCGTGCCCACGGTTTCCGGATCGGGCGGCAGCAGCATGGCGGTATTGATAATCTCTTTCCCGGGCGCCTGGTAGCGGGGATAGGCAAGGCCGAGCGCCTCCAGATCGCGGGGATCGGTTATCTCCCCGGTCAGGGCCGAGGCGGCGGCCGTTTCCGGGCTGCATAGGTAGACCCGATCATCAACGCTTCCCGAGCGGCCGGGGAAATTACGGGGCACGGTGCGCAGGCTGGCGCGCCCCGAAGCCGGGGCTTGGCCCATGCCGATGCACCCGTTGCATCCCGCCTGATGGATGCGCGCCCCCGCCCTCACCAGTTTTTCCAGTGATCCGTTTGCGATGAGATTCTCCAGGGTTTGCCGCGAAGAGGGATTGATGTCCAGGGAAACCTCGGGATGGGCCATCCGTCCCGATACGATTTCGGCCGCGACCCAGAAATCGCGCAGGCCCGGATTGGCCGATGATCCGATGTAAGACTGGTAGATGGGAAGCCCGGCCGCCTCCCGGACGGGATGTACGTCGCCCGGGCTTCCCGGAAATGCGATAAGGGGCTCGAGCGCCGAGAGATCCAATATCTCGCGCGCATCGTAGGCGGCGCCCGGATCCGCCGCCAGGGGCCGCCACGCTTCTTCGCGTCCTTGTGCCTTAAGGAACCGCCATGTTTCCTGGTCCGATGGGAATACCGAAGTGGTCGCTCCCATCTCGGTCCCCATATTGGCCATGACGTGGCGATCCATGGTCGAGAGGCCGGCCAGCCCGGGACCGGAATATTCCACCACCCATCCTTTGCACCCTTCCACGCCATGCCGCCGAAGCAACTCCAAGATGGCGTCCTTCGCGCTGACCCAAGGCGGAAGTTTCCCGACAACCTCCACCCCGAGCACCCGCGGCATGGCCAGGAATAAGGGCTCGCCGGCCATGGCGAAGGCCACGTCCATGCCGCCCGATCCGAAAGCGAGCATTCCCAATGCGCCCGCCGCAGGGGTATGGCTGTCCGAGCCCGCCAGGCTCGCTCCCGGAACCCCGAACCGCTCCATGTGCACGGGATGGCTCACGCCGTTGCCGGGCCGGCTATACCAGATCCCGAACCGTTTGCACGCGGAGAGGAGAAAGACATGATCATCGGCATTCTTATGATCGGTCTGGAGCAGGTTGTGGTCCACGTATTGGACCGACAGCGCGGTCTTAACGCGTTCCAGCCCCATGGCCTCCAGTTCCAGCATCACCAAGGTACCGGTCGCATCCTGGGTCAAGGTCTGATCGATGCGGATCCCTATCTCCGAGCCTGGCGTAAGCCTGGACTCCGGCAGATGGGCGCCATCAACCTTGGCGCCTTCCCAGGCCGCGATATGGTCCCGAATAAGTCGTTGGGTCAGGTTAAACGAAGAGGCCATGGAAACCAATACAGGACCCGGCTTGCGCCGGGTCCCACCTATCGTTTCCCCGGGTGCATGACACCGATTATTGGCAGGCGTCATGCCCCTTGGCAGTGATAGGTCTGTCTATAAGATAAAGTAGGCTTGCATCTACGTGGACGCAAACTACGTGGCACGTAGGAATCGAGTGCGTCATGGCTAGGCATGACTTCGTTTGAAGAATTGTATGGCCTTCTCATGCCTTTCCGCCGCGATGCGGGTCTTGAATGTGCCTAGGTTGCGGCGCTTTCCCGTCTTGGGATTGATTTTCCTCGAATAGAGACGGTATCCGCCCCCTCGGAGTTTTCGAATCATGCTACTCTCCTGATTTCCGCCCCCTTATTCAAAACTGCCCTTTTACGCGAGCGGATGTAAGCGGATTTCCTCGCGTCATGGGCTCGGAAATCGGCGGGGCCGAATCGCGCATCGATTCTCGTCGAAACCTATTTTGATTCATAAGAGCGAGGACTTGGCCATGCCCGCGTCCGTCTCCCATGCACTACAAGACGCTTTAGCCTTAATTAGCGCGCCCATTGAGGGCCGTCCGTCCGATTATGATCCGCTGATCGAGTCCATCGGCGAAGCCCGCTTCGTCCTTCTCGGCGAAGCCTCGCATGGCACGCGCGAATTCTATAGTCAGCGGGCCGCGATCACCAAGCGCCTGATCCGGGAGAAAGGTTTCACCGCCGTGGCCGTCGAGGCCGATTGGCCCGATGCGTTCCGCGTGAACCGGTTCGTCCGGGGCGAAGGCGATCCCCTGTCAGGCGCCGATCCCTTGGAAGGATTCCGGCGTTTCCCGGAATGGATGTGGCGCAATTCCGAGGTCCTGGATTTCATCCTCTGGCTGCGGCAATGGAACGATTCGCTCGGACCGGGCCGGCCCAAAACCGGTTTTTACGGCTTGGATCTCTACAGCCTGTATGCTTCCATGGAAGCCGTACTTGCCTACCTGGATCGCATCGATCCGGAGGCGGCCGCCCGCGCGAGGGAGCGGTATGCCTGCCTGGGGATAGATGCCAACCGCATCGAGGCCTATGGAATGAACGCGGCCCTCGGACTGTCGCCCTCTTGCGAAACCGAGGTGATCGATCAATTGCTTGAGCTTCGGCGCCGGGGCGAAGCCCTGGCCGCTTCCGCTCCCGACGGAGACGAACTCTTCCAGGCGGAGCAGAACGCGCGCTTGATCGTGAATGCGGAACAATATTACCGCACCATGCTCCAAGGCCACGTTGCCTCCTGGAACCTGCGCGACAAGCATATGGCCGATACCCTGGATGCCTTGGCTTTCCACCTCGAATCCCGCACGGGCATTCCGTCCAAGATCGCGGTCTGGGAGCATAACTCCCATCTCGGCGATGCGCGCGCCACCCAGTTCCGCCGCCATGGGGAGCTCAACGTGGGCCAGCTCGCCCGCGAACGCTACGGCTCCCAGGCCTACCTGGTGGGGTTCACGACTTTCTCCGGCACCGTGCGGGCGGCCGCGGATTGGGGCGAACCGGGATCCGAAAAACGCGTCCGGCCAGGATTGCCCGGCAGCTATGAAGCGCTCTTGCATGGGACGGGCATGGAGAAATTTTTCCTGGACCTGCGCTTGGAGCATACGGCCATCCGGGATTTGGGCGAGCCGCGCCTGGAACGCGCCATCGGCGTGGTGTACCGGCCCGAGAACGAACGGAGCAACCACTACTTCGAAGCCCGCCTACCGGCCCAGTTCGACGCCGTTATCCATTTCGACGAAACGCACGCCGTGGATACCTTGGGCCCCCCTCGGGATGGCCCTGACCGCGAGCCGCCGGAAACCTATCCCGACGCGGTATGAGGGGCGCCGCCAAGGTTTCCAAGATCGACGTGAACGTTACAGCCGGCGGAAAAGGCGATAAGGACGGCAAGGGCGATGTTCAGGCGAAGAAAGCCGGAACCAGCGTCGGCAAACGCGTCGCCAGCAAATAAAAGCCGCTCATAATCCATCTTGGCGAGCGGCTTCATAAAGCGGCGCTCCCAAGGATTCAACGACTTCGATCTTTCCTACGCGGCGAGGCATCTCGACCGTTATGTCATTCCCATGCCTACGGACCGTCAGATCCAAGATGGCATCTCCGACCTTAAGTTCGCGTATCCGTATCTCATCGAGAAAGGCGGGAAGACGCGGCTGGGTCAGCCGGACTTGGCCCGCGACGGCGTCGATTTCCAGGCCCAGGCAGGCTTCCAAAAGGAAATAAACCGAGGCCGATGCCCAGGATTGGGGATTGCATGCCACCGGATAAAGCGTGGGGCCCGCTCCCGGCCGTTTCACGAATCCGCAAAACAATTCCGGAAGGCGATGCAGATCGAAATGGAGGCTGGCTTGGAACAATCCTTCCAAGACCTGGCAAGCCGCGGCCCGGAAGCCGTAGCGTCCCATTCCCCATGCGATGAGGGCATTGTCGTGGGGCCATACGGACCCATTGTGGTAGGACATGGGATTATACCGGGCTTCGCCCTCGGCCAGGGTGCGGATTCCCCAACCCGAAAACATCGCGGGAGAAAGGAGCCCGTTCACCAAAGCCGGCGCATCCGCTTCGTCGGCGATGCCCGCGAACAGGCAATGCCCGGCATTGGAGCTGCGCACCTGGCATGGGCGCTTGTTCCCGTCCAAAGCCAAGGCATAAGTGCCCAAATCCGGGAGCCAGAAAGCCGCGCGAAAGCGCGTCTTTAGATCGGAAGCCTCGACGTCGAGTCGATCGGCCAGGCCCGGCTTACCGAGGGCCCGCGCTAAGCGGGCCATGCCCCGTTTGGCCGCATAGACATAACCCTGCACTTCGCACAAGGCGATGGGTTGGGGGGCCAGGCTCCCATCGTAGTGGAATACCGAATCTTCCGAATCCTTCCAGCCTTGCTGCAATAATCCGGCCTTGCCCGCCCGCTGGTATTCCACGAATCCATCCCTATCGGCGTCCCCATAGCGGTCGATCCAATCCAGCGCTGCCTCGAAGTGGGGCCACAGTTCCCGGAGGAGGGGCAAATCTCCCGTACGGGCGTGATAGCGCGCGGCCAACATCAGGAACAAGGGAGTGGTGTCGATGCCGCCATAGTAGCGGCCGAAGGGGATCTCGCCCAGATTGGCCATCTCCCCGTTCCGGGTTTCGTGCAGGATCTTCCCCGGTTCCGCATCCCGGGACGGATCGGATTCCCGGGCTTGGCGCGCGGCCAGGAACCGCAGCACGCCGGCCGCCAGGCCCGGACAGGCCCAAGAAAGCTGGTAGGCTGTCAGGATGCCATCGCGGCCGAAGACGGTGCTGAACCAGGGGATGCCCGCGTACGGGTATCCGCCTTCCCTGGTTTCCGTCGTCATCATGAACAGGTCCACCGTCGATCGGTTAATCCAACTATCGAATTGGGGATGGGAGGATTCCAGGAGGCTGGTCGAGCCGCGCAGGCAACGGAACGCCTCGCCCAGGCCCGTGAAGGCTTCCTGGTAGGCCAAGGTTCGGGGGGCGCGCGGCCCGGACTCGCATGTCGCGGTGAAATAGAATTCCTTCCGGCCATGGGACGGGAGGCTTAAGGAATAAAGGGCGTACGCGGGCCCGAGCTCCGCGGGAGCCGGGTCGAATCGCAACTGCGCGTTACGATCCAGCCCGTCGAGCCCCAGGTATCCGATGACCACAACGTCCCGGCCCAATTGCGGAGCCAACTGCCGGCCCCGGGCGGGGCGATGCATTCCCCGCACTTCGAAGATGTCCGCGAAGTCCGAAGCGAACTCGAGGGTGAACGGGAGATCAATGGGCTCCAGCGCGTAGTTCGTGAAGCGCAGCCTCATGTAGAGGCATCCGTTCCACAGGAAGCAGGTCTGATAGATGTGGATGCGGTCGCCTTTGATGACGCGGCCTCCGATCTCGAGATCAGGATTGGCCGAGTCCACTTCCAGCATGTCATTGTCTTCGCGTACGGCCGAACTCAGGACCAAGGGCTTGCGGCCCGCGAGGCGCAATTGGAAGCGCGATAGGAATCGCGTGCCTTCATGGTAGAGGCCATGGTCCCCGCGGCCCCCCGGCAGGAAGGAGCCCTGCCTATCGAAGACCGCGAAGGTTTCCCCGTGCTTAAGGACCCGGTTCTGCTTCTCGGCCTGGGATGCCTCGACCAGAATGGAATAATCGTCCGGAGCGGTCATGTTCTCTTGCATAAGGACCCCCTTGCGGAACCGGTTCCGGTCGCGAGGCGAGCAACCGCTTATACAAGCGCAGGTAGCCGGCGGCCATTCGTTCTGTCGTGAAGCGCTGCTCAAAGGCGGCGCGCACTCGCGCGCGATCCAATCCGGAAGCCTTCGCCACCGCCCCCGCGGCGGCCTCCGTATTCTCCACGATGAAGCCGGAAACCCCCTCATCGATCACTTCAGGGACGGAGCCGCGGCGGAATGCGATCACTGGGGTGCCGCAAGCCATGGCCTCGATCATCACCAAGCCGAACGGCTCCGGCCAATCCACCGGGAAAAGGAGCGCCATGGCCCCTCCCAGGAATCCCGCCTTTTCCGCTTCCCCGATCTCGCCCACGAATTCGATCTCCGGAGGCGCCAGCAACGGTTTGATGACATCTTCGAAGTAGTCCTCCTCATGGCGGGAGACCTTGGCGGCGATCTTCAGGGGGATTCCCGTCTTGCGCGCGATCTCGATGGCCAAGTCCGGGCGCTTCTCCGGCGAAATCCTTCCCAGGAAAGCGAGGTACTTCCCCGCTTTGCCCTGGAAGGGGTAAAGGTCCGCCGGCAAGCCGTGCTGGACCGTGCCAAGCCACGTGGCATCGGGCAGGAACCGGCGCTGTTCCCGGGATATCGAAATCAAACGCATGCCCGCGAACTCGCGGTGGATAAGGGAATTCTCCGGGTGATCCGTACGGCCATGCAAGGTCGTGATCAGGGGAGCGTCGGGCCTACGCCGGGCGGCAGGGAAGGCGAGGTAGTCGATATGGGAATGTAGGATATCGAAATCATCCGCATGCCTCATCACTTCCTCGGCCATGGCCAGTTGGGGGGCGATGGGATCCTGGCAACCCCCAAGCCGGAGGGCTTCGCCGCAGCAAGCGACCAAGCGGGCGGAGGTTCGCGAGTCGCCGCTGGCGAACAAGGTGACCTCATGCCCCATGGCCACCAAGGCTTCTGTCAGGTAATGGACGATGCGCTCGGTGCCTCCGTAGAGCCTAGGGGGAACGCTTTCGTAAAGCGGTGAAACCTGCGCGATACGCATGGCGCATTCCATCGCAATCAGGTGGTCCGCACCCGGCCTTTGCGGTCCTCCAACAGGTCTATGCCTTTCTTGCCGTAGGCGATATCGGCTGCCTTATAATCGGTCAGGAACCAAACTATGAACAGGGCGATGCCTGCCACGATGAAGAAATCCCGCCCGGCCATGTCATAGCCGAAACCGGCGATCCAGGGCATGGCGACCAGGAAGGGGCTCAGGATCAGCTCTAGTGTTCCATGTACGGTGAACGGCATGAACTTCACCAAACCGTATTGATAGGCCGTGGCGAGGATCAGGACGACATACACGGCTCCGAGAACGTAACTGGCGGCCGAGGCTTCGCGGCGGAAATGGAATATGGACGGAGCGATGAAAAGCATGATGGTCACCAGGATGTCCAGAATGCCGTGGATCTTAGGGGATAGCAACTTCATGGGCTCCTCCTTCGGAATGGATCGGCGCCGCCGACCCCTATCCTTAAAAAAGATTTTGAGCGGTGCTTTAGGGCCGGATGGGTCGGGGCGTCCAGCTCGGACCAGGGCTGCGGGGGCCTTGGGGGGTCCAGAGCAGAGGATCAATGCATAAGCGCCGGGCCGTGAGACCGGGATCCCAGGCATGATAGGCGATAAAAAGCGTTTCTCCGTCCGGGCCTTCGACTAGGGAGTTGTGCCCGGGGCCTAACATGCGGCCCGGCGCGGTCCGTAGCACGCGCGGGCCGATTCCGTCGCTGGTATCGACATAGGGCCCTAACGGCTTGTCCGCTACCGCGAAATCGACGCCATAGCCTTCGGTCTCCCAACGTCCGCCGCTATAAAGGCAAAAATAGCGGCCCTCCCGCTTGACGACGCACGGGCCTTCCAACGTGTGCCAGTCGTAACGATTTCCATACATAAATCGATCGGCTTGGAAACGTTGCCAATCGTGGCGGGCCCTAAGGACTACCCGGCTCTCGCCGGCCAGGCTGGTCATGCCCCGGAGGGCTTGGGCCACCAAGGCGGTGCCGGCGCGTTTCGAGCCCGGCCCCGGAGGCCCGGCGTCGAGGAAATCCGCCGCGAAGAAAAGGTACCAGCGCCCGTCATCATCCCGGAAAGGATGCGGATCGATGGAAAAGAGCCAGTCCGAGGCAGTGGTCAAGGGGATTCCGGTATCATGGTACGGTCCGGTCGGGAGATCCGCGACGGCGACGCGCAAGTGGTGGCCCTGATCCCCGCGCCCCACCGAGTAGTACAGGTAAAATCGTCCCTCGGCGCAAGCCACTTCGGGGGCCCAAAAGGTTTCGCCGAAGGCGGCGCCGAATTCCGGCTTGGCCATGGCGTGGCCCTTCTCTTCCCAATGGATCAAATCTCGGGAGACGAGCAAAGGGAAGATGCCCTGTTTGGCTTCGCCCGTCCCGCCTTCGGCTTCTTCCCGGCCGGTCCCGACCGCGTAGTAGATCCCTTCATGCTTCCATACGAAAGGATCGGCGAAATAGCCGGGGTATACGGGATTGCGGTAGGTTTGCGGTAAGCCTTCAGTATTCGAACTCCACATAGGCTTCCGCCTTTTCCCCGGGAAGGGCCTCGACGACGCGGCAGCGCAGCAAGGCCCGGATTTCCGGATCCCAGGTATCGTACAGGTTACGGGGGACGTCCAAATCCACTTTCAGGGTCCGCAGCCAATGCATGACGTAACCCATCACCACCATGGGCCTTTGCCGTTCGGTGCGGTTGGGGCTGCCCCGGTGCAAGGCGTAGGGCCAGCGCAGGCACAGATCGCCTGCTTCCATGAGGAAGGACTCGATTTTCAGATCGCCGCGCTTGAGCCTCGCGAAGGCTTCCTCCTTGGGCAAGCGATGGGAACCGCGCACCATTTGCAGGGGCCCGTTCTCTTCGGTAACCGCGCATAACGGGAAATTGGCGGCCAAGGCATAGGGCGGCGTGTGGAAATCCTCCCTGAAAAGAGGGCGATGATCGCGATGCAATTCCTGGAAATCCGATCCTAGCACCGGCGTGTCCACCGCCAGTTGCACCAGGGCGTATTCCTGGGCGAAGACCTTGTCGAGCAGGCGTAGCAACGGGGGCGCGGCGAAGACCGCCG includes these proteins:
- a CDS encoding aconitate hydratase, with protein sequence MASSFNLTQRLIRDHIAAWEGAKVDGAHLPESRLTPGSEIGIRIDQTLTQDATGTLVMLELEAMGLERVKTALSVQYVDHNLLQTDHKNADDHVFLLSACKRFGIWYSRPGNGVSHPVHMERFGVPGASLAGSDSHTPAAGALGMLAFGSGGMDVAFAMAGEPLFLAMPRVLGVEVVGKLPPWVSAKDAILELLRRHGVEGCKGWVVEYSGPGLAGLSTMDRHVMANMGTEMGATTSVFPSDQETWRFLKAQGREEAWRPLAADPGAAYDAREILDLSALEPLIAFPGSPGDVHPVREAAGLPIYQSYIGSSANPGLRDFWVAAEIVSGRMAHPEVSLDINPSSRQTLENLIANGSLEKLVRAGARIHQAGCNGCIGMGQAPASGRASLRTVPRNFPGRSGSVDDRVYLCSPETAAASALTGEITDPRDLEALGLAYPRYQAPGKEIINTAMLLPPDPETVGTATLIKGPNIKALPDLGPLPDAFRVPVLLKLGDDISTDEILRAGAEALPYRSNIPEIARFTYGVIDPGFPDRAIEAGRAFGGHVVVAGRNYAQGSSREHAALAPRYLGQIAVLAKGFARIGRQNLVNFGILPLEFRNPDDYQTIRSGDLLSAKDLRSQLMAGGPIRILNETRGLEYPMAISLSERQMQAVLAGGVISYFRIHTGGAAEENVPSSR
- a CDS encoding erythromycin esterase family protein — encoded protein: MPASVSHALQDALALISAPIEGRPSDYDPLIESIGEARFVLLGEASHGTREFYSQRAAITKRLIREKGFTAVAVEADWPDAFRVNRFVRGEGDPLSGADPLEGFRRFPEWMWRNSEVLDFILWLRQWNDSLGPGRPKTGFYGLDLYSLYASMEAVLAYLDRIDPEAAARARERYACLGIDANRIEAYGMNAALGLSPSCETEVIDQLLELRRRGEALAASAPDGDELFQAEQNARLIVNAEQYYRTMLQGHVASWNLRDKHMADTLDALAFHLESRTGIPSKIAVWEHNSHLGDARATQFRRHGELNVGQLARERYGSQAYLVGFTTFSGTVRAAADWGEPGSEKRVRPGLPGSYEALLHGTGMEKFFLDLRLEHTAIRDLGEPRLERAIGVVYRPENERSNHYFEARLPAQFDAVIHFDETHAVDTLGPPRDGPDREPPETYPDAV
- a CDS encoding amylo-alpha-1,6-glucosidase; amino-acid sequence: MQENMTAPDDYSILVEASQAEKQNRVLKHGETFAVFDRQGSFLPGGRGDHGLYHEGTRFLSRFQLRLAGRKPLVLSSAVREDNDMLEVDSANPDLEIGGRVIKGDRIHIYQTCFLWNGCLYMRLRFTNYALEPIDLPFTLEFASDFADIFEVRGMHRPARGRQLAPQLGRDVVVIGYLGLDGLDRNAQLRFDPAPAELGPAYALYSLSLPSHGRKEFYFTATCESGPRAPRTLAYQEAFTGLGEAFRCLRGSTSLLESSHPQFDSWINRSTVDLFMMTTETREGGYPYAGIPWFSTVFGRDGILTAYQLSWACPGLAAGVLRFLAARQARESDPSRDAEPGKILHETRNGEMANLGEIPFGRYYGGIDTTPLFLMLAARYHARTGDLPLLRELWPHFEAALDWIDRYGDADRDGFVEYQRAGKAGLLQQGWKDSEDSVFHYDGSLAPQPIALCEVQGYVYAAKRGMARLARALGKPGLADRLDVEASDLKTRFRAAFWLPDLGTYALALDGNKRPCQVRSSNAGHCLFAGIADEADAPALVNGLLSPAMFSGWGIRTLAEGEARYNPMSYHNGSVWPHDNALIAWGMGRYGFRAAACQVLEGLFQASLHFDLHRLPELFCGFVKRPGAGPTLYPVACNPQSWASASVYFLLEACLGLEIDAVAGQVRLTQPRLPAFLDEIRIRELKVGDAILDLTVRRHGNDITVEMPRRVGKIEVVESLGAPLYEAARQDGL
- a CDS encoding glycosyltransferase family 4 protein → MRIAQVSPLYESVPPRLYGGTERIVHYLTEALVAMGHEVTLFASGDSRTSARLVACCGEALRLGGCQDPIAPQLAMAEEVMRHADDFDILHSHIDYLAFPAARRRPDAPLITTLHGRTDHPENSLIHREFAGMRLISISREQRRFLPDATWLGTVQHGLPADLYPFQGKAGKYLAFLGRISPEKRPDLAIEIARKTGIPLKIAAKVSRHEEDYFEDVIKPLLAPPEIEFVGEIGEAEKAGFLGGAMALLFPVDWPEPFGLVMIEAMACGTPVIAFRRGSVPEVIDEGVSGFIVENTEAAAGAVAKASGLDRARVRAAFEQRFTTERMAAGYLRLYKRLLASRPEPVPQGGPYAREHDRSGRLFHSGRGIPGREAEPGP
- a CDS encoding glycoside hydrolase family 43 protein, yielding MWSSNTEGLPQTYRNPVYPGYFADPFVWKHEGIYYAVGTGREEAEGGTGEAKQGIFPLLVSRDLIHWEEKGHAMAKPEFGAAFGETFWAPEVACAEGRFYLYYSVGRGDQGHHLRVAVADLPTGPYHDTGIPLTTASDWLFSIDPHPFRDDDGRWYLFFAADFLDAGPPGPGSKRAGTALVAQALRGMTSLAGESRVVLRARHDWQRFQADRFMYGNRYDWHTLEGPCVVKREGRYFCLYSGGRWETEGYGVDFAVADKPLGPYVDTSDGIGPRVLRTAPGRMLGPGHNSLVEGPDGETLFIAYHAWDPGLTARRLCIDPLLWTPQGPRSPGPSWTPRPIRP
- a CDS encoding phytanoyl-CoA dioxygenase family protein, with the translated sequence MHTRDIPESELDSLAADLERDGICILKGLFDRNGIREWAEAFDALLDRRRGIPGALAPRGPGRFYVTLPWVAPFADAAVFAAPPLLRLLDKVFAQEYALVQLAVDTPVLGSDFQELHRDHRPLFREDFHTPPYALAANFPLCAVTEENGPLQMVRGSHRLPKEEAFARLKRGDLKIESFLMEAGDLCLRWPYALHRGSPNRTERQRPMVVMGYVMHWLRTLKVDLDVPRNLYDTWDPEIRALLRCRVVEALPGEKAEAYVEFEY